In the genome of Candidatus Zixiibacteriota bacterium, one region contains:
- a CDS encoding rhomboid family intramembrane serine protease, whose amino-acid sequence MFFPIRDDIPTVRKPYLTVALIVVNSAIFLYSQLLGAKGFNLFVYQYGYIPYELVHAVELTPELSSSAYFTAFSSMFMHGGWMHLIGNMLFLWIYGNNVEDYFGRIKFILFYLISGLAAIGLYTLFGPNSQIPLVGASGAVAGLMGAYMVLHPRARITCLVVFFFIQFMTLPAKVVLGFWFGYQLLMSLAGSSTGGGVAYLAHVGGFLFGLILLWLLTRGKRRVRSVTKGRRSYRVRWR is encoded by the coding sequence ATGTTTTTCCCGATCCGCGATGACATACCCACGGTGCGAAAGCCCTATCTTACAGTAGCCCTGATCGTGGTCAACAGCGCGATATTTCTGTACTCTCAATTGCTTGGAGCAAAGGGATTCAACCTCTTTGTTTATCAATATGGATACATACCGTATGAACTGGTACATGCGGTCGAGTTGACGCCAGAGCTGTCATCTTCGGCCTACTTCACAGCATTTTCGTCGATGTTCATGCACGGTGGATGGATGCACCTGATTGGTAACATGCTCTTCCTGTGGATCTACGGGAACAACGTCGAAGACTATTTTGGCCGCATCAAGTTCATTCTTTTCTATCTTATTTCAGGCTTGGCCGCGATTGGCCTTTATACTTTGTTTGGTCCGAACTCACAGATTCCTCTGGTGGGAGCTTCGGGAGCAGTAGCCGGTTTGATGGGCGCATATATGGTATTGCATCCACGAGCCAGAATCACCTGCTTGGTAGTGTTCTTCTTCATTCAGTTTATGACCCTGCCGGCCAAAGTCGTTCTGGGGTTCTGGTTTGGCTATCAACTACTGATGTCTCTAGCGGGGTCGAGCACAGGGGGTGGGGTAGCATATCTCGCCCATGTCGGTGGTTTCCTGTTCGGATTGATTCTGCTGTGGCTCCTGACGCGGGGCAAAAGAAGGGTCCGTTCGGTCACAAAAGGACGACGTTCGTACCGGGTGCGTTGGCGGTAG
- a CDS encoding M23 family metallopeptidase produces the protein MLSISTKLLSLLALLLFLTGGAKAVQEWPLKGDIDLSSGFGDYRDGHFHFGLDLRTGGKIGKQVFAPESGYVWRVRTSYEGYGKALYIRCDDGYTYVFGHLSQFSAPVDRELKAAQIESEKYYQDLYFPEDSLPVKKGELIAFTGKTGSGAPHLHFEKRQDDTPLNPLKSGFKVHDKIGPTFTRLGVALVDDRSLLPNGERKLQVDVVRTGKEDHYFVDMPFYLNRPFGLFVECFDRGRPGGMKHSVYKLSLYIDDDLHYQVKFDSVDFKTNHTVSLEYDYLAAVDKRKHVRSLYKKTGNVFAGGRGKGTSEGRFGLEGSERYGLHEGRIVAEDASGNQSELKFRFLWGPHEHIYDLDSTVSVAKDTTLFYLSPIAGFEAFSIDSAIALLNRGKAWGQSPDVEMIEIGDGKLICKVRGFKFARAVLRMFLYTSSGVIIQDNLFNGLRKHGSKKLRIKHEIIEDGLLVTLGIINAKGADSRIDLYWRDSLLGTEYPNYIDMTKHACLIPPIKQYARIDRIEAATSHDSAYFMIPSDSLNIVVLGLEPEEEVAINKLFHLRAGVDYFYKPTFVELKWTPVLNKTAMRVSSDHYQILPKAFVCRKDFEISYRIPRKGKTNQQSGLCWLDEQEDRWVWLDNVLEGTTLSAASRGGGSFVSVIDYDPPTIKRLSLMDGGKYHDVRPPVSFFIEDTLSGIGDDSDIRIEIDGQWLIPEYDPESGRCSARPLEPLEPGRHHFGLMVTDRAGNLFEKYFNFYIKKSGRSHGK, from the coding sequence ATGCTGAGTATATCGACTAAACTACTGAGTTTGTTAGCTTTACTACTTTTCCTGACTGGGGGCGCTAAGGCCGTGCAAGAATGGCCTTTGAAGGGCGATATTGATCTTTCCAGCGGCTTCGGCGATTATCGAGACGGGCACTTTCATTTTGGGTTGGATTTGCGCACCGGCGGCAAGATCGGCAAGCAGGTTTTTGCCCCGGAGAGTGGCTATGTATGGCGTGTCAGAACCTCATACGAGGGCTATGGGAAGGCGCTGTACATACGTTGTGACGACGGTTACACGTATGTTTTCGGACACCTGTCGCAGTTCTCCGCTCCGGTGGACAGGGAGTTGAAAGCAGCTCAAATTGAGTCGGAGAAGTATTACCAGGATCTGTATTTCCCTGAGGATTCGTTACCCGTGAAAAAGGGAGAGCTAATCGCGTTTACGGGGAAAACTGGTAGCGGGGCGCCACATCTTCACTTTGAGAAACGGCAGGATGATACGCCTCTCAATCCTCTGAAATCAGGTTTCAAAGTTCATGACAAGATCGGTCCGACGTTCACACGATTGGGTGTTGCCCTTGTGGATGACCGGTCTCTTCTACCGAATGGCGAGCGCAAACTGCAGGTTGACGTAGTGCGGACAGGGAAAGAGGATCACTATTTTGTTGATATGCCTTTCTATCTGAACCGACCGTTTGGCTTGTTTGTGGAGTGTTTTGACCGCGGACGACCGGGTGGAATGAAACACTCCGTTTATAAGCTGTCATTATATATTGACGATGATCTGCACTATCAGGTGAAGTTCGATTCGGTGGATTTTAAAACCAATCACACTGTCAGCCTTGAGTACGATTATCTGGCGGCAGTCGATAAGCGCAAACATGTTCGAAGCCTCTACAAGAAGACAGGTAATGTCTTTGCTGGAGGGCGGGGAAAGGGTACTTCCGAGGGGCGGTTTGGATTGGAAGGCAGCGAACGCTATGGGTTACACGAGGGGCGAATAGTAGCCGAAGATGCCTCAGGAAATCAATCCGAACTAAAGTTCCGGTTCTTATGGGGGCCACACGAACATATCTATGACCTCGACTCGACGGTTAGCGTAGCCAAAGACACAACTCTGTTCTACTTGTCTCCGATAGCCGGATTCGAGGCGTTTTCGATAGATTCTGCGATCGCTCTGCTTAATCGTGGTAAGGCGTGGGGACAGTCGCCGGATGTCGAGATGATAGAGATCGGTGACGGCAAACTGATCTGTAAAGTACGCGGCTTCAAATTCGCGAGGGCAGTGCTGCGGATGTTTCTTTACACTTCTTCTGGAGTGATTATTCAAGACAATCTGTTCAACGGCCTGCGCAAACATGGGAGTAAGAAGCTCAGGATCAAACATGAGATTATCGAGGATGGTTTGCTGGTGACTCTTGGTATTATCAACGCCAAAGGTGCCGATTCGCGCATTGACCTATACTGGCGCGATAGTCTGCTTGGCACCGAGTATCCGAATTACATCGATATGACCAAGCATGCTTGTTTGATTCCACCCATTAAACAATATGCCCGGATTGACCGGATCGAAGCGGCCACCTCTCACGACTCTGCCTATTTTATGATACCATCCGATTCGCTCAATATCGTCGTGCTGGGGCTTGAGCCGGAAGAAGAAGTCGCCATCAATAAGCTCTTCCATCTTAGAGCTGGAGTGGACTATTTCTATAAGCCGACCTTTGTTGAACTGAAGTGGACCCCGGTGCTCAATAAGACCGCCATGCGTGTTAGTTCCGATCACTATCAGATTCTTCCGAAGGCATTCGTCTGTCGCAAGGATTTTGAAATCAGTTACCGTATCCCCCGGAAAGGCAAGACCAATCAACAGAGTGGTCTATGCTGGCTGGACGAACAGGAAGATCGCTGGGTCTGGTTAGATAATGTACTCGAAGGAACTACTCTCAGCGCCGCCTCGAGGGGGGGTGGTTCGTTTGTGTCCGTTATTGACTACGATCCACCGACTATAAAACGATTATCCCTTATGGATGGCGGGAAATACCACGATGTCCGCCCACCGGTCAGTTTTTTCATCGAGGATACTCTCTCCGGCATAGGCGACGATAGTGACATCAGGATCGAAATAGATGGTCAATGGCTGATTCCCGAGTATGATCCCGAATCGGGTCGTTGCTCTGCCCGACCGCTGGAACCACTGGAGCCGGGGCGTCACCATTTTGGACTGATGGTGACTGATCGCGCTGGTAACCTGTTTGAAAAGTACTTCAATTTTTACATCAAGAAATCCGGGCGTTCGCACGGCAAGTAG